Genomic DNA from Rhodoferax mekongensis:
GGGCGTGTTTCCTGTCGTCCCTACGACCTTCAATGATGCCGGCGAGCTGGACCTGGAAAGCCAAAAACGCTGTGTCGACTTCATGATCGACGCAGGCTCCACCGGTTTGTGCATCCTGGCCAACTTCTCCGAGCAGTTTGTGCTGGCCGATGCTGAGCGCGAAGTGCTCACCAAAACCATCCTTGCCCATGTGAAGGGGCGGGTGCCGGTCATCGTGACGACCACGCATTTCAGCACCCAGGTCACCATTGCGCGCAGCGTGCAGGCCCAGCAGCTAGGTGCCTCCATGGTCATGGTGATGCCTCCGTACCACGGCGCCACGATCCGTGTGCCCGAAGGCCAGATTTATGAGTATTTCGCGCGTCTCTCGGATGCGATCGATATTCCCATCATGATCCAGGACGCCCCCGTCAGTGGTACGCCTTTGTCGGTGCCTTTCCTGGCTCGCATGGCGCAGGAAATCAAGCAAGTGTCGTACTTCAAGATCGAAACAGCGGGCGCTGCGTCCAAGTTGCGCGAGCTCATTCGCGTAGGCGGTGCAGCCATTGAAGGCCCGTGGGATGGCGAGGAAGCCATCACCCTCATGCCCGACCTGGACGCCGGTGCCACCGGCGCAATGACCGGAGGTGCCTACCCCGACGGCATCCGCAAGATTGTGGACGCCTATGCTGCCGGCCGTCGTGACGAGGCGGCTGCCCACTACCAGCAGTGGCTGCCCCTCATCAACTTCGAAAATCGCCAAGGCGGCATACTGACGGCCAAAGCATTGATGAAGGAAGGTGGCGTCATCGCTTGCGAAGCCGGCCGCCACCCCTTCCCCGCCATGCATCCCGACACACGTGCCGGCTTGATGGATACGGCCAAGCGTCTGGACCCCATGGTGTTGCGCTGGGGCCGGTAAGCCCGTTCATCACCCGATAAGGATTCGCCACCATGTCAGAAAACACCGTCTTCCAACTCCTCGGTCGCCGCTTGCGACTGGCGGTAATCGGTGGTGGCCCCGGCTCCTTTATCGGCGCCATGCACCGCCAGGCCGCACGCCTGGATGACCGGTACGAATTGGTGGCAGCAGCTCTCTCGTCCGACCCTGAACGATCCAAGTCCAGCGGCCAAAGCATCGGGGTACCCGCAGATCGTTGCTATGGGGATGGAACTTCATTGATTGAAGCAGAAGCCCGACGCGCCGATGGCGCTGAGGTCGTGGCCATCATGACGCCCAATGACAGCCACTTCCGCTTTTCCATGCTGGCGCTGGAACATGGCATGGACGTCATATGCGACAAGCCCATGACCAATACGCTGCAAGAAGCCGAGGCACTGCATGCGAAGGTGCAGAGCAGCGGTCGTGTGTTCTGCCTGACCCACAACTACACCGGCTACCCCATGGTGCGCCAAGCCAAGGCCATGGTGATGGAAGGTTTGTTGGGCGACATCCGTCTGGTGCAGGTGGAATACGTGCAAAGTGGTCGTGCCAAAGCCGGCCCCGGTCGCAAGGCCTGGAAAGAAGACCCGGCCCGTGGTGGCCCTTCCCTCGTGATGGGTGATATCGGCACCCACGCCCACAACCTGCTGCGCTTCATTACCGGCCTAGAAGTCGCCGAGGTCGCTGCGGATGTAGGCAGCATCGTGCCCGACCGCGTCACCCATGACTATGCCGGCGCCATGCTGCGCATGAGCAACGGTGCGCGTGGCAGCTTTTGGGTGACGCAGGCTGCAGCGGGTGTGGAAAACGGCCTGCGCATCCGCGTGAGTGGTTCGTTGGGCAGTGTGGAGTGGCATCAGGAACATCCGCAGGTGCTGCACTTCAAACCGCTGGACGCGCCCGCCCAAGTGCGCACCCCGAATGGCCAAGGCACCCTGCCATTGGCAGCCCGTGCTTCGCGCATTGTGGCGGGCCACCCGGAAGGTTTTCACGAGGCGTTTGCCAATCTGTACACCAATGCGGCGGACACCATTGCAGCGCAGCGCAGCGGAAACGCGCCTGACCCGCTGAACCAGTTTTTCCCGAATGCGACTGACGGCTTGCAAGGCATCCGCTTTGTAGCCGCCGCTATTCGTTCCAGCCGCCACAACGGCGCCTGGACTACCGTTTAACCCACTTCATCAAACCATGACCACCCAATACAACAACCTTATCAACGGCGAATGGCTCGCCGGCAACAGCTACGCGCCCAACCTGAATCCGTCCAACCTCGCAGACGTGATCGGTGAATACGCTCAAGCCGACGTGGCCCAGCTCAACGCTGCCGTCGCAGCAGCCCAAAAGGCCTTTCCGGCCTGGTCTACAGGCGGCATCCAGGCCCGTGCCGACGCGCTCGACAAAATCGGCAATGAAATCCTGGCTCGCAAAGAAGAGCTGGGTACCCTGCTCTCCCGCGAAGAGGGCAAGACCCGCGCCGAAGGCATTGGCGAAGCGGCCCGTGCCGGCAACATCTTCAAGTTCTTTGCCGGTGAATGCCTGCGCCTGGCCGGTGAAACATTGCCCTCCGTGCGTCCCGGCATCGGGGTGGAAGTCACCCGCGAGCCTTTGGGCGTGATCGGCTTGATCACCCCCTGGAACTTCCCCATCGCCATCCCTGCCTGGAAGATTGCACCTGCACTGGCCTATGGCAACTGCGTGGTGTTGAAGCCCGCAGACCTGGTGCCAGGCTGTGCCTGGGCGCTGGCCGACATCATCCACCGCAGCGGCATTCCTGCCGGTGTGTTCAACCTCGTCATGGGGTCGGGTCGTGTCATTGGCGACGCCTTGGTCAATCACCCCGGCATCACTGCCGTGAGCTTCACCGGCTCCGTGGGTGTGGGCCAGCGCATTGCCGCCGCCTGTGCCGGACACATGAAGAAAGTCCAGCTCGAAATGGGTGGCAAGAACCCGCAAGTGGTGCTGGACGATGCTGACCTGAATGTGGCGGTCGAGCTCAGCGTGCAAAGCGCCTTCTACTCCACCGGCCAGCGCTGCACCGCGTCCAGCCGCCTGATCGTGACCGACAAAATCTACCCGGCCTTCATCGAAGCCATGCAAAAACGCATGGCCGCCATCAAGGTGGGTGACGCCTTGGCCGCTGGCATCGACATCGGTCCGGTGTCGTCCCAAGCGCAGCTGGAGCAGGACTTGTCGTATGTGGAAATCGGCAAGCTTGAGGGCGCCACGCTGCTCACCGGTGGCGAACGCCTCACGCGCGACACCGAGGGCTTTTACATGGCACCGGCCTTGCTGGTGGACAGCACCCCGTCCATGCGTATCAACCGCGAAGAAATCTTCGGTCCGGTGGCCAGCGTGATCCGTGTGAAGGACTACGACGAAGCCTTGGCCGTCGCCAATGACACGCCCTTCGGCCTGTCGGCCGGCATTGCCACCACCAGCCTGAAATACGCCACTCATTTCAAGCGCCACAGCCAGGCCGGTATGGTGATGGTCAATCTGCCCACTGCGGGGGTGGACTACCATGTGCCTTTTGGTGGGCGCAAAGGCAGCAGCTACGGTTCCCGCGAGCAAGGCAAGTACGCTGCCGAGTTCTTTACGACGGTCAAGACTGCATATACGCTCGCCTGATTCAAACAACAACGAGGAGACAGGCATGCGATTCCTGGGGCGGTTCTTTTTAAGTACAGTGCTGATGGTGTCCATGCCCTGGGCCCATGCACAAAACAGTAAGGGCGGCGTGGGCATTCTCATGCCCACCATCACGTCCCAGCGTTGGGTGGTGGACGGCTTGGCCATGGTGCGTGCCATGGACAAGCTGGGCTACCGCCCCGATCTCAAGTACGCCAACGACGATGTAGCCACCCAAGTGGCCCAAACAGAGGAAATGCTCAAGGCGTCCGACATGAAAGTGCTGGTCATCGGCGCCATTGACGGCACCAAGCTGGCCCCGGTGCTCAAGAAGGCAGCCGAGCGCAACATCAAGGTCGTTGCTTATGACCGCCTGATCCGCGACACGCCGCATGTCGATTACTACGCTACCTTCGACAACTTTCAGGTCGGCGTGCTGCAAGGTTCCGACATCATTGAGCGGTTGGGTCTGGACAAGGGCAAAGGCCCGTTCACCATCGAGCTGTTCGCCGGTTCCCCGGACGACAACAACGCATACTTTTTCTACGACGGTGCCATGTCGGTGCTCAAGCCCTACATCGACAAAGGCAAGCTCGTCGTAGGTTCAGGCCAAATGGGCATGGAGAAGGTATCCACCCTGCGCTGGAGCGGCTCGGTCGCCCGTGCCCGCCTGGTGCAGATCCTGGACAAGCACTACACCAAACAGCGTCTGGACGCCCTGCTATCGCCCTATGACGGCATCAGCATGGAACTGATTACCGCCATGAAGAAGGCCAACTACGGACAAGGCAACCAACCCCTGCCGGTGGTGACCGGGCAGGACGCAGAGATGCCCTCCGTGCGCTCCATCATCCGGGGCGAGCAGTCTTCCACCGTCTTCAAGGACAACCGCGAATTGGCGCAGGTCGTCACCACCATGGTGGACGCCATTCTCTCCGGCAAAAAGCCCGCCATCAACGACGAAAAAACCTACAACAACGGCCAGAAGATCGTTCCATCGTTCCTGCTCAAGCCGGCTGTGGTGGACATCAACAACTGGCGCCCCATGCTGGTGAACTCCGGCTATTACCGGGCCGACCAGTTCAAGTGATTGCGCTGGGTTCCCTCTGCACATAGCCCCCTCCTGCAGGGGGCTTTTTTATGCCTGTGCCTTGCAGGCCTGATAAGGTTCGCAATCCGGCCCCAGCGCGGGCCCTGTACCCAGGAGAGCACACATGGCAATGGATGTAGTTGACTACGAAATTTTTGGTTCCGAGATGCAATACGTCGAGGTGGAACTCGACCCCGGTGAAGCCGCCATCGGCGAAGCCGGCGTGATGATGTACATGCAAGAAGGCATCACCATGGACACCATCTTTGGTGATGGTTCCCAGCAAGGCGGCTTTTTCGGCAAACTTATGGGAGCAGGCAAACGCCTGCTGACCGGCGAAGGCCTGTTCACCACGGTTTTCGAAAACAGCGGTTCCGGCAAGCAACGCGTGGCCTTTGCAGCACCCTACCCCGGCAAGATCGTGCCCATGGACCTGAGCCAACTTGGTGGCACCATCATCTGCCAGAAAGATTCCTTCCTGTGCGCCGCCAAAGGCGTGGCGCTGGGCATTGCCTTCCAGAAAAAGCTGGGCGTGGGCCTGTTCGGCGGCGAAGGCTTCATCATGCAAAAGCTCGATGGCGACGGCATGGCTTTTGTGCACGCCGGCGGCACCCTGATGGAGCGCACTCTGGCACCCGGTGAGACCCTGCGGGTAGACACCGGCTGTGTGGTGGCTTTCCAGCCCACCGTGGACTTTGACATCCAGTTCGTGGGCAAAGTGAAGTCCGCCATCTTCGGCGGTGAAGGTTTGTTCTTTGCCACCCTGCGCGGCCCGGGCAAGGTGTGGCTGCAAAGCCTGCCGCTGTCGCGCCTGGCCAACCGCATCATCCTTTCCGCGCCTGCTGCAGGTGGCCGGTCTGCGGACCAGGGCTCCTTGTTGGGCGCGGGCGTGCTCGGCGGCCTGATTGGTGGCGGCAGCAACGACGAATGAGCGCATGCTGAGCAGCAGTAGCGAAGCCGCCGCCCACAGCCCATTCACAGGCCGCTTTTTTGCCCCCGGTCTGGACGGCGTGGGGGTAGCTGCCAGCGCGCGCTGGCAGCACGGCCGCTTGCAAGTGCAAACTGCGGAACAAACATGGGAATCAGAGCCGGATGCACGTGTGCAGTCCGGTGGTTTCAATGCTACGCAGCTCGCGCTGGTATGGGCCGGTGCAGACGGCGAATGCCGCTTTTATGTGGATGCCGGTGCCTCGCGCATGGCCTTTGCTGCCGGTTTGCCCGCTCACCTGACACCGCAGCACCAGGCCGCCGGCAACGCAAGCGCCAAGGTGGAGCGGCGCTTCAGGTTGTGGTGGGCCGCTTTGGCGCTTCTTGCCTTGGTTCCATTGCTGGCCTTGGTCTTGTTAATCACCCGCGTGGACGACGCCGTGGGCTGGCTCGTGAAACATATTCCTCACGAGCAGGAAGCCAAACTGGGCGACCTGGTGCTGGCCCAGACCCGCGCCCAAATGCGCGTGATGGAGTCCGGCCCGGCAGTGGACGCCGTGCGCCTCATGGGCCAGCGCCTGACCACGGGCTCGGCCTACACCTACCGTTGGCTGGTGGTCGACAAAGCCGAGCTCAATGCCTTTACAGCACCCGGCGGCGTGGTGGTGGTCTACAGCGGTTTGCTGCAGGCCGCCAGAACGCCGGAAGAAGCAGCTGGCGTTATCGCCCACGAGGTGGCACATGCCGAGTTGCGCCATGGCCTGCAAGGAATGGTCAAAGCGCTGGGGGTGCGCGCGGGTGCCGCAGTGCTGCTGGGCGAATGGAGCGGTGCCGCGCTGGGTCAGGCGATGACCGGCTTGTTGGAAATGAAGTTTTCCCGCGAGGCTGAGGAAGCCGCCGATGCCGAAGGTTTGCGTCGTTTGGTAGCTGCACGCATCAACCCCGCAGGCATGGCCGACTTTATGGACACGCTGGTCAAGCAAAGCCCCGGTGTTGCAGTGCCAGAGCTCCTTTCTACCCACCCGGCCTCTGAGGGCCGGGCCACGCGCCTGCGCGAGGCAGTCAAAGCCCATACCGGGCCTTGGGATGTGCTGCCCTTGGACTGGGTGGCAGTACAGAAGAGCCTGTCACCGGCCGAAAAGGTGGGTAGCGCACAATAGGCTTCCACTCACAACTTGTTCATGGCCGCCACGCCCCAGCCAGCCTCTACGCAATTGAGCGACGACACCCGCAAGCTGGTGGAAGACCACCAGCCGGTGGTGCGTTCCGTGGCGAACCACGTGGGGCGGCGCCTGCCGCCGAATGTGGACAGGGCGGATCTGGTGCAGGATGGCATGCTCGGGCTGATGGAAGCGCTGCTGCGCTGGACCAAAGAGTCCTCGGGCACGCATTTTGAAAACTACATCGCCCTGCGGGCCCAGGGCGCCATGATTGACGGCCTGCGCGCTGCCGATCCGGTAAGTCGCCAGGTGCGCAAAGACATGCGGCGGGTCGAAGTGGCGCTGCAGCAGCTCAGCCACCGGCTGGGCCGTCCGCCGACCGAAGGCGAGCTGGCCAAGCAGCTTGACATGCCTTTGGCCGACTACCAGCGCTTGCTGCAGGACGCTCAAGGCTACGTGCTGATCTCGCTGCAAGACCTTACCGGCGACAGCGTAGATCAGTACCTCAAGCGCTGCCTGGAAGACAACGCCGACCCCCTGGCCCTGCTGGAGCGCGCTGCCCTGCGCCAGGCGCTGGCTGAATCCATCCAGCTGCTCCCACGCAAAAGCCAGATCTTGCTCACGTTGTATTACGAGCACGAAATGCGCATGCACGAGATCGCCAAACACCTGGGCCTCTCGGAGGCGCGCATCTCGCAAATGCACACCCAGTCCATCGCCCAGCTACGCGCCTCGATGGCCGACCGTGACATGGCGCGCCTGCTCACCCCGCGCATGCGGCCGCGCGACGAGCCTGACGAGTCGGAGTACAGCACCCTGGGCGCCTGAACCTGCTGCCCGGGCCTTATCAGGCACGATGCTTGCTGCCTGCAATGCATGCACCCTCAAGCCCCAGTTGCCACCGTATCCGGTCCCACACAGCCCCTGTGGCGTGACCGGCTTTCGCTGCTGCTGGAGTCCACCGGCGAAGGCATCTTCGGCATCGACATGGACGGCCGTTGCACCTTCATCAACCGCGCCGGGGCCGCCATGCTGGGCTACGAGTCCCATGAAGTGCTGGGCGCCAACATGCACGAGCTGGCACACCACAGCCACCCGGGTGGCGAACACTACCCTGAACACACCTGCCCCATCTTCAATGCCTTCCGCAAAGCGTTGCCCTGCCGGATCGACACGGAGCTGTTCTGGCGCCGCGACGGTTCGGCCTTCGCGGTCGAATACTCGTCGCACCCCATTGTCGATAGCGGCTTGGTGCAGGGCGCTGTGGTCACTTTTGTGGATATCTCCGCCCGCCGCAACGCCGAAGAGGCCTTGCGCCGCGCCCACACCGAGCTGGAGCAGCGGGTGGAGGAGCGCACCCAGGCGCTGTCCGAAGCCCTGCAGCAACTGCGCGAACTCACCGCCCACAGCCACTCGGTGCGCGAAGAAGAGCGCACCCGCATTGCCCGCGAAGTGCATGACGAGCTGGGCAGCCTGCTGGTCGCCTTGAAGATGGATGTCGGCTGGCTCGAAAAACGCCTGGCTGAGCAACCCGGCCGGGCGCCGGATGCCGCACAAGCCATGCGCGACCAGATGCAGCACAAATGCCGCAACATGAGCCAGCTGATTGAAGCGGCGGTGGACAACGTCGGCCGCATCATCACCGACCTGCGCCCCAGCATCCTCGATCACCAAGGTCTGTGGGTCGCGCTGGACTGGCAGGCGCACGAGTTTGTGCAGTCGGCAGAGATGGGTTTGGACTGGCACATGGACGTGAGCGCCGCGCAGCCCGTGCCTGACACCCACACCATCGCCATCTTCCGCATCTTTCAAGAAATGCTCAGTAATGTGGGGCGCCACGCGCAGGCGACGCATTTGGACATCTCGATCCGCGCGGATGCGAGTGACATCACCATCTCAGTCAAAGACAATGGCCAGGGCGCCCCCATGCAGGCCTTTGATGCGCCCGACGCCTACGGCATCATGGGCATGCGTGAGCGGGCAAGGCACTTGGGCGGAAGCCTGGAGATTACAAGCCAAATCGGCCTCGGGTCCTCTTTCAATCTGCGCGTGCAGCTACCAAAACCATAGCAATGCCAAGCTCCACCTCCCACACCCCCTACCGCATACTGATTGGTGACGACCACCGCATCGTGCGTGAAGGGCTCAAGCAAGTGCTGGCCGATGCCGCAGACCTGCACGTGGTGGCAGAGGCCGCTAGTGGCCCGGAGGTGTTGGAGGCGGTGCAGGCCCTGGGCGGCAACGCAGGCCTGTCGGCCGTGCTGCTGGACATTGCCATGCCCGGGCGGGATGGTTTGGATGTTTTGCAGGCCCTCAAGGCTGCCTGGCCCAAGCTGCCGGTGCTCATGCTCAGCACCTACCCCGAGAAGCAATACGCCGTGCGCTGCATCAAGCTGGGCGCGGCGGGCTATTTGAATAAGGGTGCCGACCCCGACGACATGATCGCCGCCGTGCGCAAGGTCGCCAGTGGTGGCGTGTATGTGTCTGCACAGGCGGCTGAGGCGCTGGCCAGTGCCGTGGCCAATACGACCCACCAAGGTGCAGAGGCGCTTTCTCATCGCGAGCACCAGGTCTTCAGGCTACTCACCGCCGGCAAAACCGTGGGCGAAATTGGTGCACAGCTGGGCCTGGCGTCCAACACGGTCAGCACCTACCGGCAGCGCATCCTGGAAAAAACCGGCACCAAAAACGACGTAGAGCTCGCGCTGTACGCCCAACAACAGGCCCATAACGCGAATTTGTAGGGCAGCCCCTACAAAGCGTTGCCGAAGTTCCCGCCATTTTTTGCAAGGGCTGCATTCCGGTACTTTCTGGCCCGCTCGTTGCAAAGGGGCACACATCTTTTAACTGGAAAGGTGTTTGCCATGTTGTTTGACTTTTCTCCCTACGATGCCGATCGCCCCTTGTTGATGCGCTGCACCTGCGGCAAAGACCACACGGTGGCAGAACACCAAAAAGAACAAGCCGCCCAAAGCGCCACCACCGAGCTCATCCGCCGCAGCCAGACTGAAGAATTCGAGGCCTATTCCAACGCGTTTGTTGAAGCCTCTCTCATCAAGGCCATCTTTCCGCAGGAGCGTGAGCGCCGCAACTTCCTGCGCGCGGTGGGCAAGGGCACAGCCATGGCCGCCATTGCCAGTGTGTTGCCCATTGCCAGCATGCAAGCCATGGCACAAGAGGCCGGCAAAAAGCCCGGAACGCTGGAAAAAACCAACCTAAAAATCGGCTTTATCCCGATCACTTGCGCCACGCCGCTCATCATGGCCCACCCCCTGGGCTTTTATAGCAAACAGGGCCTGAACGTCGAAGTCACCAAGACCGCAGGCTGGGCGCTGATCCGCGACAAGATGATCAACAAGGAATACGACGCCACACACTTCTTGTCGCCTATGCCGCTGGCCATCTCCATGGGCGTGGGCTCCACCCAGGTGCCCATGAACGTGGCCACCATCCAA
This window encodes:
- a CDS encoding M48 family metallopeptidase; translation: MLSSSSEAAAHSPFTGRFFAPGLDGVGVAASARWQHGRLQVQTAEQTWESEPDARVQSGGFNATQLALVWAGADGECRFYVDAGASRMAFAAGLPAHLTPQHQAAGNASAKVERRFRLWWAALALLALVPLLALVLLITRVDDAVGWLVKHIPHEQEAKLGDLVLAQTRAQMRVMESGPAVDAVRLMGQRLTTGSAYTYRWLVVDKAELNAFTAPGGVVVVYSGLLQAARTPEEAAGVIAHEVAHAELRHGLQGMVKALGVRAGAAVLLGEWSGAALGQAMTGLLEMKFSREAEEAADAEGLRRLVAARINPAGMADFMDTLVKQSPGVAVPELLSTHPASEGRATRLREAVKAHTGPWDVLPLDWVAVQKSLSPAEKVGSAQ
- a CDS encoding PAS domain-containing sensor histidine kinase, which encodes MHPQAPVATVSGPTQPLWRDRLSLLLESTGEGIFGIDMDGRCTFINRAGAAMLGYESHEVLGANMHELAHHSHPGGEHYPEHTCPIFNAFRKALPCRIDTELFWRRDGSAFAVEYSSHPIVDSGLVQGAVVTFVDISARRNAEEALRRAHTELEQRVEERTQALSEALQQLRELTAHSHSVREEERTRIAREVHDELGSLLVALKMDVGWLEKRLAEQPGRAPDAAQAMRDQMQHKCRNMSQLIEAAVDNVGRIITDLRPSILDHQGLWVALDWQAHEFVQSAEMGLDWHMDVSAAQPVPDTHTIAIFRIFQEMLSNVGRHAQATHLDISIRADASDITISVKDNGQGAPMQAFDAPDAYGIMGMRERARHLGGSLEITSQIGLGSSFNLRVQLPKP
- a CDS encoding TIGR00266 family protein; its protein translation is MAMDVVDYEIFGSEMQYVEVELDPGEAAIGEAGVMMYMQEGITMDTIFGDGSQQGGFFGKLMGAGKRLLTGEGLFTTVFENSGSGKQRVAFAAPYPGKIVPMDLSQLGGTIICQKDSFLCAAKGVALGIAFQKKLGVGLFGGEGFIMQKLDGDGMAFVHAGGTLMERTLAPGETLRVDTGCVVAFQPTVDFDIQFVGKVKSAIFGGEGLFFATLRGPGKVWLQSLPLSRLANRIILSAPAAGGRSADQGSLLGAGVLGGLIGGGSNDE
- a CDS encoding FliA/WhiG family RNA polymerase sigma factor, producing MAATPQPASTQLSDDTRKLVEDHQPVVRSVANHVGRRLPPNVDRADLVQDGMLGLMEALLRWTKESSGTHFENYIALRAQGAMIDGLRAADPVSRQVRKDMRRVEVALQQLSHRLGRPPTEGELAKQLDMPLADYQRLLQDAQGYVLISLQDLTGDSVDQYLKRCLEDNADPLALLERAALRQALAESIQLLPRKSQILLTLYYEHEMRMHEIAKHLGLSEARISQMHTQSIAQLRASMADRDMARLLTPRMRPRDEPDESEYSTLGA
- a CDS encoding aldehyde dehydrogenase family protein; translated protein: MTTQYNNLINGEWLAGNSYAPNLNPSNLADVIGEYAQADVAQLNAAVAAAQKAFPAWSTGGIQARADALDKIGNEILARKEELGTLLSREEGKTRAEGIGEAARAGNIFKFFAGECLRLAGETLPSVRPGIGVEVTREPLGVIGLITPWNFPIAIPAWKIAPALAYGNCVVLKPADLVPGCAWALADIIHRSGIPAGVFNLVMGSGRVIGDALVNHPGITAVSFTGSVGVGQRIAAACAGHMKKVQLEMGGKNPQVVLDDADLNVAVELSVQSAFYSTGQRCTASSRLIVTDKIYPAFIEAMQKRMAAIKVGDALAAGIDIGPVSSQAQLEQDLSYVEIGKLEGATLLTGGERLTRDTEGFYMAPALLVDSTPSMRINREEIFGPVASVIRVKDYDEALAVANDTPFGLSAGIATTSLKYATHFKRHSQAGMVMVNLPTAGVDYHVPFGGRKGSSYGSREQGKYAAEFFTTVKTAYTLA
- the chvE gene encoding multiple monosaccharide ABC transporter substrate-binding protein; translation: MRFLGRFFLSTVLMVSMPWAHAQNSKGGVGILMPTITSQRWVVDGLAMVRAMDKLGYRPDLKYANDDVATQVAQTEEMLKASDMKVLVIGAIDGTKLAPVLKKAAERNIKVVAYDRLIRDTPHVDYYATFDNFQVGVLQGSDIIERLGLDKGKGPFTIELFAGSPDDNNAYFFYDGAMSVLKPYIDKGKLVVGSGQMGMEKVSTLRWSGSVARARLVQILDKHYTKQRLDALLSPYDGISMELITAMKKANYGQGNQPLPVVTGQDAEMPSVRSIIRGEQSSTVFKDNRELAQVVTTMVDAILSGKKPAINDEKTYNNGQKIVPSFLLKPAVVDINNWRPMLVNSGYYRADQFK
- a CDS encoding response regulator transcription factor yields the protein MPSSTSHTPYRILIGDDHRIVREGLKQVLADAADLHVVAEAASGPEVLEAVQALGGNAGLSAVLLDIAMPGRDGLDVLQALKAAWPKLPVLMLSTYPEKQYAVRCIKLGAAGYLNKGADPDDMIAAVRKVASGGVYVSAQAAEALASAVANTTHQGAEALSHREHQVFRLLTAGKTVGEIGAQLGLASNTVSTYRQRILEKTGTKNDVELALYAQQQAHNANL
- a CDS encoding dihydrodipicolinate synthase family protein gives rise to the protein MYSASNARYKGVFPVVPTTFNDAGELDLESQKRCVDFMIDAGSTGLCILANFSEQFVLADAEREVLTKTILAHVKGRVPVIVTTTHFSTQVTIARSVQAQQLGASMVMVMPPYHGATIRVPEGQIYEYFARLSDAIDIPIMIQDAPVSGTPLSVPFLARMAQEIKQVSYFKIETAGAASKLRELIRVGGAAIEGPWDGEEAITLMPDLDAGATGAMTGGAYPDGIRKIVDAYAAGRRDEAAAHYQQWLPLINFENRQGGILTAKALMKEGGVIACEAGRHPFPAMHPDTRAGLMDTAKRLDPMVLRWGR
- a CDS encoding Gfo/Idh/MocA family protein, encoding MSENTVFQLLGRRLRLAVIGGGPGSFIGAMHRQAARLDDRYELVAAALSSDPERSKSSGQSIGVPADRCYGDGTSLIEAEARRADGAEVVAIMTPNDSHFRFSMLALEHGMDVICDKPMTNTLQEAEALHAKVQSSGRVFCLTHNYTGYPMVRQAKAMVMEGLLGDIRLVQVEYVQSGRAKAGPGRKAWKEDPARGGPSLVMGDIGTHAHNLLRFITGLEVAEVAADVGSIVPDRVTHDYAGAMLRMSNGARGSFWVTQAAAGVENGLRIRVSGSLGSVEWHQEHPQVLHFKPLDAPAQVRTPNGQGTLPLAARASRIVAGHPEGFHEAFANLYTNAADTIAAQRSGNAPDPLNQFFPNATDGLQGIRFVAAAIRSSRHNGAWTTV